One window from the genome of Haladaptatus paucihalophilus DX253 encodes:
- a CDS encoding ketopantoate reductase family protein has protein sequence MNFVVFGAGSLGTLVGGLLAREHAVTLVARDPHATAVRESGLSVAGEFDFLVGADATTDGTDRRADCAIVTVKAFHTETAARELATGEFDAVLSLQNGMGNEDLLAAHLDCPVLAGTATYGAVLTEPGRVECTGIGEVVLGARDGGQSDPADRIGTAFSAAGIETTIADDMPRRLWEKLAVNAGINPTTALARVENGALRSGDAEEIAATAARETAAVARAEGVKLPDEDAVAAVRTVAEATAANTSSMRQDVEAGRRTEIDAINGYVVARGEKRDIDTPVNRTLAGLVKAWEQENGP, from the coding sequence ATGAACTTCGTCGTGTTCGGTGCGGGAAGCCTCGGAACGCTGGTCGGCGGCCTGCTCGCCCGCGAACACGCGGTGACGCTCGTCGCCCGCGACCCGCACGCGACCGCCGTCCGCGAATCCGGGCTCTCCGTCGCGGGCGAATTCGACTTCCTCGTGGGGGCGGACGCGACCACCGACGGAACCGACCGCCGCGCCGATTGCGCCATCGTGACCGTCAAAGCGTTTCACACCGAAACCGCCGCGCGCGAGTTGGCGACGGGCGAGTTCGACGCCGTGCTGTCGCTCCAGAACGGGATGGGAAACGAGGACCTGCTTGCGGCGCACCTCGACTGCCCCGTTCTCGCCGGAACCGCGACTTACGGTGCGGTCCTGACCGAACCGGGCCGCGTCGAATGTACCGGAATCGGCGAGGTCGTCCTCGGGGCACGCGACGGCGGGCAGTCCGACCCGGCCGACCGCATCGGGACCGCGTTCTCCGCGGCAGGAATCGAGACGACCATCGCGGACGACATGCCCCGACGGCTGTGGGAAAAGCTCGCCGTGAACGCGGGCATCAACCCGACGACGGCCCTCGCACGGGTGGAAAACGGTGCGCTTCGCTCCGGCGACGCAGAGGAAATCGCCGCGACGGCAGCCCGTGAAACGGCCGCCGTCGCCCGAGCGGAGGGCGTCAAACTACCCGACGAGGACGCGGTGGCGGCGGTGCGGACGGTCGCCGAGGCGACCGCCGCGAACACCTCCTCGATGCGCCAAGACGTCGAGGCGGGCCGCCGAACCGAAATCGACGCGATAAACGGCTACGTCGTCGCACGCGGGGAAAAGCGGGATATCGACACGCCCGTCAACCGAACGCTCGCCGGACTCGTAAAAGCGTGGGAGCAGGAGAACGGACCGTAG
- a CDS encoding DUF7130 family rubredoxin-like protein, whose product MVSDSGETPDEDIDVEEVELGQPVHDEDGNKLGTIRGFDEDGFYVTIREGYEALSIGHARAGHDFGEAELMWRCSDCGEMGDLDDNLPNTCPNCGAPKEDLYYWTED is encoded by the coding sequence ATGGTGAGTGATTCAGGAGAGACGCCGGACGAGGATATCGACGTGGAAGAAGTCGAACTCGGACAGCCGGTTCACGACGAGGACGGAAACAAACTCGGTACCATCCGTGGGTTCGACGAGGACGGGTTCTACGTCACGATACGAGAGGGCTACGAAGCACTCTCCATCGGTCACGCACGCGCTGGCCACGATTTCGGTGAAGCGGAACTGATGTGGCGCTGTTCGGACTGCGGCGAGATGGGCGACTTGGACGACAACCTGCCGAACACCTGTCCCAACTGCGGCGCGCCGAAAGAGGACCTCTACTACTGGACGGAAGACTGA
- the pheA gene encoding prephenate dehydratase produces the protein MQAVTLGPAGTYSHRAASAVAEDVEFLESVTGIVEAVADGDYPRGVVPIENSIEGSVTGTLDALADNDVAVVRELVTPIRHALMAQSAEFDTVASHAQALAQCRSYLETEYPDAKREAVTSTARGVEHARADSSVAAIAHPDNAEELEVLAEDIQERTSNATRFFVVAPADERSRAGGKSSLVVYPGANYPGLLLSLLEPFAERAINLTRVESRPSGERLGDYVFHLDFEAGLYEERAEEALAEVEPLAENGWVRRLGSYDTQHVLDG, from the coding sequence ATGCAAGCAGTTACCCTCGGACCGGCGGGCACGTACTCACACCGGGCCGCGAGCGCGGTCGCGGAGGACGTCGAGTTTCTGGAGTCCGTCACCGGCATCGTCGAGGCGGTCGCCGACGGCGACTATCCCCGCGGCGTCGTCCCCATCGAGAACAGCATCGAAGGGAGCGTTACGGGAACGCTAGACGCCCTCGCCGACAACGACGTCGCGGTCGTCCGCGAACTCGTGACGCCGATTCGCCACGCCCTGATGGCACAGAGCGCGGAGTTCGATACGGTCGCCAGCCACGCGCAGGCGCTCGCCCAGTGTCGGTCCTACCTCGAAACCGAGTACCCCGACGCGAAGCGGGAGGCGGTGACGAGCACCGCCCGCGGCGTCGAACACGCCCGCGCCGACTCGTCCGTCGCCGCCATCGCTCACCCCGACAACGCCGAGGAGTTGGAGGTTCTGGCGGAAGACATCCAGGAACGAACGTCGAACGCGACCCGTTTCTTCGTCGTCGCGCCCGCGGACGAGCGCTCACGCGCGGGAGGAAAATCCTCGCTGGTCGTCTATCCCGGCGCGAACTATCCGGGTCTGTTGCTCTCGCTCCTCGAACCGTTCGCAGAGCGCGCAATCAACCTCACTCGCGTCGAGTCGCGCCCGAGCGGCGAACGACTGGGCGACTACGTGTTCCACCTCGATTTCGAGGCGGGGCTGTACGAGGAGCGCGCGGAGGAAGCCCTCGCGGAGGTCGAACCCCTCGCCGAAAACGGGTGGGTGCGTCGCCTCGGCTCGTACGATACCCAACACGTCCTCGACGGCTAA
- a CDS encoding Hsp20/alpha crystallin family protein translates to MAGRRNPFDEIEELFERMGRQFETMGDQFGSKGIGWQPGGMSLDVADHDEKFVVTADLPGFEKDDIDISLRGDRLRIVAESGAETEEGDEDYLRRERRQQSVSRTLTLPEAVDESSVSAEYRNGVLTVTLPKASGGDESHDIEVN, encoded by the coding sequence ATGGCCGGACGCAGAAATCCTTTCGACGAAATCGAAGAGTTGTTCGAACGAATGGGCCGCCAGTTCGAGACCATGGGTGACCAGTTCGGTTCCAAGGGGATAGGCTGGCAACCCGGCGGCATGTCCCTCGACGTGGCGGACCACGACGAGAAGTTCGTCGTGACCGCCGACCTGCCGGGCTTCGAGAAGGACGACATCGACATCTCGCTTCGGGGCGACCGCCTCCGAATCGTGGCCGAGAGCGGGGCCGAAACCGAGGAAGGCGACGAGGATTACCTCCGACGCGAGCGACGCCAGCAGTCGGTGAGTCGAACGCTGACGCTCCCCGAAGCGGTGGACGAATCGAGCGTCTCGGCGGAGTACCGAAACGGCGTGCTGACCGTGACGCTTCCGAAGGCGAGCGGCGGCGACGAGTCCCACGACATCGAAGTCAACTGA
- a CDS encoding peroxiredoxin encodes MTLDAGDDAPEVTAKNQHGETVSPSFEEPTVVYFYPRDDTPGCTVEAKQFNAELETYHDAGVTVYGVSTDDVESHEAFAEKFDLDFDLLADSDGEDIADAFGVEVENGFTPRTTFVVADGEVQAFYPGVDPDGHARDVLQEMLDDELAVLK; translated from the coding sequence ATGACGCTCGATGCAGGCGACGACGCACCCGAGGTAACCGCGAAGAACCAGCACGGCGAGACGGTTTCCCCGTCCTTCGAGGAACCGACGGTCGTGTACTTCTATCCGCGCGACGACACGCCGGGATGCACTGTCGAAGCGAAGCAGTTCAACGCGGAACTGGAGACGTATCACGACGCGGGCGTGACCGTGTACGGCGTCTCCACTGACGACGTGGAGAGCCACGAGGCGTTCGCCGAGAAGTTCGACCTCGACTTCGACCTGTTGGCCGACTCCGACGGCGAGGACATCGCGGACGCGTTCGGCGTCGAAGTCGAAAACGGCTTCACCCCGCGAACGACGTTCGTCGTCGCGGACGGCGAAGTGCAGGCGTTCTACCCCGGCGTGGACCCCGACGGCCACGCTCGGGACGTCCTGCAGGAGATGCTCGACGACGAACTCGCCGTCTTGAAATAA
- the leuS gene encoding leucine--tRNA ligase, with protein MQTRRQFDHTEIEHRWQEAWDDADVFHIPDEATDPTYVLGMFPYTSGQLHMGHVRNYTITDAYARYKRMDGENVLHPMGWDSFGLPAENAAIERDTNPRDWTLSCIDTMREQMEGMGFGYDWEREITTCQPDYYRWNQWLFTRFREEGLVEREAAEINWCPSCETVLADEQVEGDAELCWRCDTPVEQRELDQWFLKITEYADELLDDLDDLDGWPSNVRQMQRNWIGRQHGATVEFEVSEAAASETSSGKQGESRDYGPVEVFTTRLDTIFGVTFFALAPGHPIAEELAAEDDDIAHFVEEVADPEGDEPQGVPTDLTATNPATGEEIPVFVADFVLSDVGTGALMGVPGHDSRDHAFATSMDVDIVPVVAPSEDDVPDVSEAAYTEDGVLVNSGDYDGLDSDEARERLEGAIESAAHDVQYRLRDWGISRQRYWGTPIPIIHCEECGPVSVPDEDLPVELPEFVRTTGNPLDAADEWKHVNCPECGADARRETDTMDTFMDSSWYFLRYVSPHLDDAPFDTEQADDWMPVDRYVGGIEHAVMHLLYSRFVTKVISDMDMLDHREPFTNLVTQGMVLLDGDKMSKSKGNVVSPQRIVEEYGADTARLFTMQAAQPEKDFDWTEEGVKSSYEFLQRLAGAVESFAESTFDGDRDEIAEYVEREIDATVAIANDEFESLTFNGALRETQELTSLLARYREETSPHGPTLERGLRTVVKLLAPVTPHICEELWSELGGEGFVVEAEWPEPESDPAELELARQLVENTQEDVRHIISVADIDDPERIDIVVAAPWQFRALDLARESDADNIIGELMQEDEIRKQGDDAAKYGQELQQERQSLPETLSPEREQVALRRANWLFQREFGADVRLLTADEADSDVASKARPGRPAIHID; from the coding sequence ATGCAAACACGACGACAGTTCGACCACACGGAAATCGAGCATCGCTGGCAGGAGGCGTGGGACGACGCCGACGTCTTCCACATCCCGGATGAGGCGACCGACCCGACGTACGTCCTCGGGATGTTCCCCTACACCTCCGGCCAACTCCACATGGGCCACGTCCGTAACTACACGATAACGGACGCCTACGCCCGATACAAGCGCATGGACGGCGAGAACGTCCTCCATCCGATGGGCTGGGACTCGTTCGGTCTCCCCGCCGAGAACGCGGCCATCGAACGCGACACGAACCCGCGCGACTGGACGCTCTCGTGTATCGACACGATGCGCGAGCAGATGGAAGGGATGGGCTTCGGATACGACTGGGAGCGCGAAATCACGACCTGCCAACCCGACTACTATCGGTGGAACCAGTGGCTGTTCACCCGGTTCCGCGAGGAGGGTCTCGTCGAGCGCGAGGCCGCCGAAATCAACTGGTGTCCGTCGTGCGAGACGGTGCTCGCCGACGAGCAGGTCGAGGGCGACGCGGAACTCTGCTGGCGCTGTGACACCCCGGTCGAACAGCGCGAACTCGACCAGTGGTTCCTGAAGATCACCGAGTACGCCGACGAACTCCTCGACGACTTGGACGACCTCGACGGCTGGCCGTCCAACGTCCGCCAGATGCAGCGAAACTGGATCGGTCGTCAGCACGGGGCGACTGTCGAATTCGAGGTGAGCGAGGCAGCTGCCTCGGAAACGTCGAGCGGCAAGCAGGGCGAGTCGCGGGACTACGGCCCCGTCGAGGTGTTCACCACCCGACTCGACACCATCTTCGGCGTCACGTTCTTCGCGCTCGCACCCGGCCACCCCATCGCCGAGGAACTGGCCGCGGAAGACGACGATATCGCACACTTCGTGGAGGAGGTCGCCGACCCGGAGGGCGACGAACCGCAAGGCGTCCCCACCGACCTGACCGCGACGAACCCCGCGACGGGCGAGGAGATTCCGGTGTTCGTCGCCGACTTCGTGCTCTCCGACGTGGGAACGGGCGCGCTGATGGGCGTCCCGGGTCACGACTCCCGCGACCACGCCTTTGCAACGTCGATGGACGTGGACATCGTTCCCGTCGTCGCGCCGAGCGAGGACGACGTGCCGGACGTGAGCGAGGCGGCCTACACGGAGGACGGCGTGCTCGTCAACAGCGGCGACTACGACGGCCTCGACAGCGACGAGGCCCGCGAGCGGTTGGAGGGCGCCATCGAGAGTGCCGCCCACGACGTGCAGTATCGCCTCCGCGACTGGGGAATCTCGCGCCAGCGTTACTGGGGAACGCCGATACCCATCATCCACTGCGAGGAATGTGGCCCCGTCAGCGTCCCGGACGAGGACCTGCCGGTCGAACTCCCGGAGTTCGTTCGGACGACCGGTAACCCGCTGGACGCGGCCGACGAGTGGAAGCACGTGAACTGTCCCGAATGCGGTGCCGACGCGCGCCGCGAGACGGACACGATGGACACGTTCATGGACTCGTCGTGGTACTTCCTGCGGTACGTCTCGCCGCACCTCGACGACGCCCCGTTCGACACCGAACAGGCGGACGACTGGATGCCCGTGGACCGGTACGTCGGCGGCATCGAACACGCCGTCATGCACCTGCTGTACTCGCGGTTCGTGACGAAGGTCATCTCGGACATGGACATGCTCGACCACCGCGAACCGTTCACGAACCTCGTCACGCAGGGGATGGTCCTGCTCGACGGCGACAAGATGTCGAAGAGTAAGGGCAACGTCGTCTCGCCGCAGCGCATCGTCGAGGAGTACGGTGCGGACACGGCGCGCCTGTTCACGATGCAGGCCGCACAACCGGAGAAGGACTTCGACTGGACCGAAGAGGGCGTCAAGTCGAGCTACGAGTTCCTCCAGCGCCTCGCCGGGGCGGTCGAATCGTTCGCCGAATCGACGTTCGACGGCGACCGCGACGAAATCGCCGAATACGTCGAGCGCGAAATCGACGCCACCGTCGCCATCGCAAACGACGAGTTCGAATCGCTGACGTTCAACGGCGCGCTCCGCGAGACGCAAGAACTGACCTCGCTGCTCGCACGCTACCGCGAGGAGACGTCGCCGCACGGCCCGACGCTCGAACGCGGCCTGCGAACCGTCGTCAAACTGCTGGCACCCGTCACCCCGCACATCTGCGAGGAACTGTGGAGCGAACTCGGCGGCGAGGGCTTCGTCGTCGAGGCCGAGTGGCCCGAACCGGAGTCGGACCCCGCCGAACTCGAACTCGCCCGACAGTTGGTCGAGAACACGCAAGAGGACGTCCGGCACATCATCAGCGTCGCGGACATCGACGACCCCGAGCGCATCGATATCGTCGTCGCCGCGCCGTGGCAGTTCCGGGCGCTCGATTTGGCCCGCGAGTCCGACGCCGACAACATCATCGGCGAACTCATGCAGGAAGACGAGATACGAAAGCAGGGCGACGACGCCGCGAAGTACGGACAGGAACTCCAACAGGAGCGACAGTCGCTCCCGGAAACGCTCTCGCCGGAGCGAGAGCAGGTCGCGCTTCGACGGGCGAACTGGCTGTTCCAGCGCGAGTTCGGCGCCGACGTTCGTCTGCTGACGGCCGACGAGGCCGACAGCGACGTGGCGTCGAAGGCCCGCCCGGGTCGCCCCGCGATACACATCGACTGA
- the leuS gene encoding leucine--tRNA ligase, producing MSDYEPREIESKWQSRWAEDGRYEVDPSQSEATFVTVPYPYPSGGMHIGHARTYTVPDVWARYRRLQGDNVLFPIAWHVTGTPIVGAVERLKKREPEQMSVLQDTYNVSDEDLSEMETPMGFARHFIEDSYKKNMQSLGLSIDWRREFTTNDERYSKFITWQYETLKERGLLEKGLHPVKYCTNEGNPVTTHDLLEGEEAEFQEYTLVKFGWDDEAQRASESASSAERRSANRSSGERSEPRAITVPMATLRPETVHGVTNAYIDPDAEYVEAAVDGETWLVSESAAEKLELQAHDVEIRDHFSGERLVGEHVTNPVTGDDVLVLPASFVDADNATGVVMSVPAHSPDDWVALQEAKSAARRAAEQSSGQSPRDAADARMEAYGIDPEEVAAIEPKAIIDVEGYGEFPAEDAVVEHGIEDSSDPALEDATQEVYNREFHSGKLRGMYDDYAGEIVEDVRDDLKAEFQEQGSFDTMHEFSEEVVCRCGGAVEVAEQDTWFLRYNDEAWKAKAHEVVAELDAIPENTREQYDHTIDWLNEWPCIRNYGLGTRLPWDDEFVIEPLSDSTIYMSYYTIAHRISDVPVEELDKEFFDTLFYGSEAVDDPNETALALREEWDYWYPVDYRCSANDLVSNHLTFFLFHHAELFDPANWPQGITVMGMGLLEGEKMSSSKGHVVLPENAIEKYGADTVRFFLMNSAEPWQDYDWRSEQVESTGNQLRRFWNRANEIISAPEGERDLQRIDRWLLSKLQGTVREVTDAMDRFETRTASQDAFYGFEEHLKWYRKRTDTDRSGARWTLRTVLNARLRLLAPFIPFMATELHERLTGNPIAEAEWPDVDSDFESTVTEIEESLVEGLTDDVRDIVNVTDTDPETIRVYVAADWKRHVLAAVVDTGPNVGAVMGEVMQDEELREKGDEVNQLVQKLVEDVRERPDEQVAVLADLNEVEVYEDARDFFEREFEADVEVYREGADVPDPEDKARHAAPLRPAIHLEG from the coding sequence ATGAGCGACTACGAGCCACGGGAAATTGAGTCGAAGTGGCAGTCTCGATGGGCGGAAGATGGTCGGTATGAGGTTGATCCATCCCAGTCTGAGGCCACCTTCGTCACGGTACCGTATCCGTATCCGAGCGGGGGAATGCACATCGGCCACGCGCGAACCTACACCGTCCCGGACGTGTGGGCGCGCTACCGCCGCCTGCAGGGCGACAACGTGTTGTTCCCCATCGCGTGGCACGTCACCGGGACGCCCATCGTCGGCGCGGTGGAGCGCTTGAAAAAGCGGGAACCCGAACAGATGTCCGTTTTACAGGACACCTACAACGTCTCGGACGAGGACCTGTCCGAGATGGAGACGCCGATGGGGTTCGCCCGCCACTTCATCGAGGACAGTTACAAGAAGAACATGCAGTCGTTGGGGCTCTCCATCGACTGGCGGCGCGAGTTCACGACGAACGACGAGCGCTACTCGAAGTTCATCACGTGGCAGTACGAGACGTTGAAGGAGCGCGGTCTGTTGGAGAAGGGCCTGCACCCCGTCAAATACTGTACGAACGAGGGGAATCCCGTCACGACCCACGACCTGCTGGAGGGCGAGGAAGCCGAGTTCCAGGAGTACACGCTGGTCAAATTCGGATGGGACGACGAGGCGCAGCGCGCCTCGGAATCCGCGAGTAGCGCGGAACGGCGTTCCGCGAACCGTTCGAGCGGAGAGCGAAGCGAACCGCGAGCGATCACCGTTCCGATGGCGACCCTGCGCCCGGAGACGGTCCACGGCGTGACGAACGCCTACATCGACCCGGACGCGGAGTACGTCGAGGCTGCTGTCGATGGCGAGACGTGGCTCGTCTCGGAATCCGCGGCGGAGAAACTGGAACTGCAGGCACACGACGTCGAAATCCGGGACCACTTTAGCGGCGAGCGACTCGTCGGCGAGCACGTCACGAACCCCGTCACGGGCGACGACGTGCTGGTCCTGCCCGCGAGCTTCGTGGACGCGGACAACGCGACGGGCGTCGTCATGTCCGTCCCGGCGCACAGCCCCGACGACTGGGTGGCTTTGCAGGAGGCCAAGAGCGCGGCGCGACGGGCCGCGGAACAGTCGAGCGGGCAGAGCCCGCGAGACGCCGCCGACGCCCGAATGGAAGCGTACGGAATCGACCCCGAGGAAGTCGCGGCAATCGAACCGAAGGCCATCATCGACGTGGAAGGCTACGGCGAGTTTCCGGCGGAGGACGCCGTAGTGGAACACGGCATCGAGGACTCCTCGGACCCCGCGCTGGAGGACGCCACCCAAGAGGTGTACAACCGGGAGTTCCACAGCGGGAAACTGCGCGGGATGTACGACGACTACGCGGGCGAAATCGTGGAGGACGTCCGCGACGACCTGAAGGCCGAGTTTCAGGAACAGGGGTCGTTCGACACGATGCACGAGTTCAGCGAGGAGGTCGTCTGTCGCTGCGGCGGGGCCGTCGAAGTCGCCGAACAGGACACGTGGTTTCTGCGGTACAACGACGAGGCGTGGAAGGCGAAGGCCCACGAGGTCGTCGCCGAACTGGACGCGATTCCCGAGAACACCCGCGAGCAGTACGACCACACCATCGACTGGTTGAACGAGTGGCCCTGCATCCGCAACTACGGACTGGGAACGCGCCTGCCGTGGGACGACGAGTTCGTCATCGAACCCCTGTCGGACTCGACCATCTACATGTCCTACTACACCATCGCCCACCGAATCTCGGACGTTCCGGTGGAGGAACTGGACAAGGAGTTCTTCGACACGTTGTTTTATGGAAGCGAGGCGGTTGACGACCCCAACGAAACCGCCCTCGCCCTGCGCGAGGAGTGGGATTACTGGTACCCCGTCGATTACCGCTGTTCCGCGAACGATTTGGTCAGCAACCACCTGACGTTCTTCCTGTTCCACCACGCCGAGCTGTTCGACCCGGCGAACTGGCCGCAGGGAATCACGGTGATGGGCATGGGTCTGCTGGAGGGCGAGAAGATGTCCTCCTCGAAGGGCCACGTCGTTTTGCCCGAGAACGCCATCGAGAAGTACGGTGCCGACACCGTGCGATTCTTCCTGATGAACAGCGCGGAACCGTGGCAGGATTACGACTGGCGGAGCGAGCAGGTCGAGAGCACGGGGAACCAACTGCGGCGGTTCTGGAACCGCGCGAACGAGATTATCTCGGCCCCCGAGGGCGAACGCGACCTGCAACGCATCGACCGCTGGTTGCTGTCGAAACTGCAGGGAACCGTCCGCGAGGTCACCGACGCGATGGACCGGTTCGAGACGCGAACCGCCAGTCAGGACGCCTTCTACGGCTTCGAGGAGCACCTGAAGTGGTACCGAAAGCGCACCGACACCGACCGGTCGGGCGCGCGCTGGACGCTCCGGACCGTGCTGAACGCCCGCCTGCGCCTGCTGGCTCCGTTCATCCCGTTCATGGCGACGGAACTGCACGAGCGCCTGACGGGGAACCCCATCGCGGAGGCCGAATGGCCCGACGTGGATTCGGACTTCGAGAGCACCGTCACCGAAATCGAGGAGTCGCTGGTCGAAGGATTGACCGACGACGTGCGCGACATCGTGAACGTGACCGACACCGACCCCGAGACGATTCGGGTGTACGTCGCCGCCGACTGGAAGCGACACGTGCTCGCCGCTGTCGTCGATACCGGCCCGAACGTCGGTGCGGTGATGGGCGAGGTCATGCAGGACGAGGAGTTGCGCGAGAAGGGAGACGAGGTGAACCAACTCGTCCAGAAACTCGTCGAGGACGTGCGCGAACGTCCCGACGAACAGGTCGCGGTGCTGGCCGACCTGAACGAGGTCGAAGTGTACGAGGACGCGCGGGACTTCTTCGAACGCGAGTTCGAGGCCGACGTCGAGGTGTACCGCGAAGGTGCGGACGTGCCCGACCCCGAGGACAAGGCGCGACACGCCGCCCCGCTCCGCCCGGCTATCCATCTGGAAGGCTGA
- a CDS encoding DUF7535 family protein, whose translation MSQGDSGDHPVTKVLRTVTPPSRGHSDNEMNTIGVAVFLGLLVLLVPLLPFLIIAWVISKLTDELAGRAPIGEE comes from the coding sequence ATGAGTCAGGGGGACTCGGGGGACCACCCCGTCACGAAAGTTCTGCGAACCGTCACGCCGCCTTCCCGCGGCCACTCGGACAACGAGATGAACACTATCGGCGTCGCGGTGTTTCTGGGCCTGCTCGTCCTGTTGGTTCCGCTTCTGCCGTTTTTGATAATCGCGTGGGTCATCTCGAAACTGACCGACGAACTCGCCGGACGGGCACCCATCGGGGAGGAGTAG